A DNA window from Setaria viridis chromosome 2, Setaria_viridis_v4.0, whole genome shotgun sequence contains the following coding sequences:
- the LOC117843634 gene encoding UDP-glycosyltransferase 13, with product MAPKAEQRQTVVMYPSFGVGHIIPMTELAKVLLRRGLDVTMVLIERPFWSSDSGAAATQLVIAANPAITFHFLPPDPSPPDFAGSSKPPFFHILQLLRRYNGELARFLRSFPRRRLHSVVTGMFSTYAAEVAAELGVLAYTFFASGAGFFAVVAQLPALLAGRREGLKELGDAPLEFAGVPPIPASHLVKELLEHPEEDLCSAMVDVWRRIADMNGVVVNTFESLEPRAVEALRHLRCGVGPGKALPPVYCVGPIVGDGADSAADQETQERRDGCLAWLDAQPERSVVYLCFGSRGTLPASQLREIAAGLERSGHRFLWVVRTPAGTDDPKKLLEQRPEPDLEALLPAGFLERTRGRGLVVASWAPQAAVLRHPSAGAFLTHCGWNSVLEAVAAGVPMLCWPLYSEQMLNKVLMTDEGGMGVAVEMEGYAAGFVGAKEVERKVRLVMESEEGRELRKRVAARKEEAEAALREGGSSRVAFDRFLADAEELHGHLGN from the coding sequence ATGGCGCCCAAGGCGGAGCAGCGGCAGACCGTGGTGATGTACCCGAGCTTCGGCGTGGGCCACATCATCCCCATGACGGAGCTCGCCAaggtcctcctccgccgcggcctcgaCGTCACCATGGTGCTCATCGAGCGTCCCTTCTGGTCCTCcgactccggcgccgccgccacccagctTGTCATCGCCGCCAACCCGGCCATCACGTTCCACTTCCTCCCTCCCGACCCGTCGCCCCCCGACTTCGCGGGATCCAGCAAGCCCCCTTTCTTCCACATTCTCCAGCTGCTGCGGCGGTACAACGGCGAGCTCGCGCGCTTCCTCCGCtccttcccgcgccgccgcctgcactCCGTCGTCACCGGCATGTTCTCCACCTAcgccgccgaggtcgccgcTGAGCTCGGCGTCCTCGCCTACACCTTCTTCGCCTCGGGCGCCGGGTTCTTCGCCGTCGTTGCGCAGCTGCCGGCGCTGCTCGCCGGCAGGCGGGAGGGCCTCAAGGAGCTCGGGGACGCGCCGCTGGAGTTCGCCGGCGTCCCGCCGATCCCGGCGTCGCACCTCGTGAAGGAGCTGCTCGAGCACCCGGAGGAGGACCTGTGCAGCGCCATGGTCGACGTCTGGAGGCGCATCGCCGACATGAATGGCGTCGTGGTGAACACGTTCGAGTCGCTGGAGCCCCGCGCCGTGGAGGCGCTCCGGCATCTCCGGTGCGGCGTCGGCCCCGGCAAGGCGCTGCCGCCGGTCTACTGCGTCGGGCCCATCGTTGGCGACGGTGCGGACTCGGCGGCGGACCAAGAGACGCAAGAGAGGCGCGACGGGTGCCTTGCGTGGCTGGACGCGCAGCCGGAGCGCAGCGTGGTGTACCTCTGCTTCGGGAGCAGGGGCACGCTCCCGGCATCGCAGCTCCGGGAGATCGCCGCCGGGCTGGAGAGATCCGGGCACCGGTTCCTCTGGGTGGTGCGCACGCCGGCCGGCACCGACGACCCGAAGAAGCTCCTGGAGCAGCGCCCCGAGCCGGACCTGGAGGCGCTGCTCCCGGCGGGGTTCCTGGAGCGGACCCGGGGCCGGGGCCTCGTGGTCGCGTCGTGGGCGCCGCAGGCCGCCGTGCTCCGGCACCCGTCGGCGGGCGCGTTCttgacgcactgcgggtggaactcggtGCTGGAGGCCGTCGCGGCCGGGGTGCCCATGCTCTGCTGGCCGCTCTACTCGGAGCAGATGCTCAACAAGGTGCTGATGACGGATGAAGGGGGCATGGGCGTCGCCGTGGAGATGGAGGGGTACGCGGCGGGGTTCGTCGGGGCCAAGGAGGTGGAGAGGAAGGTGAGGCTGGTGATGGAGTccgaggaggggagggagctcagGAAGCGGGTGGCCGCGCGCAAGGAggaagcggaggcggcgctACGGGAGGGAGGCTCGTCGCGGGTTGCGTTTGACCGGTTCTTGGCGGACGCGGAGGAGCTCCATGGGCATCTCGGCAATTGA